From a region of the Leishmania major strain Friedlin complete genome, chromosome 4 genome:
- a CDS encoding anaphase promoting complex, subunit 10-like protein produces the protein MEYDDGEYGRESSVEALAQSQESEQVASAASGLPESSSSAGSAKPSFRILSTRQLAQWARVRHQMDVGCSGNTVWTVSSAKHGNGVLHLMRHHDLNNFWQSDGVLPHVIRIQLGQLTPVEAMAVYVNSAVDQSYSPRVIRVKAGTHNGDMTEVAKADIGAGQECGWVLITLREMAGDDGDDVEGGGPNDGGGGVAAGVRIQHQQQEVRPRQQDGGAPEGGAASSYSPPIPYSEVAAALGHGNHATPSSAGVQTSAAMPRIPRSTSNPADRWLWCTLIDIYICENQFNGRDCHLRGIRLMGPRYEELERVSNADATGTVTCARPLQGGEPLEGTADELQLR, from the coding sequence ATGGAGTacgacgacggcgagtaCGGCCGCGAGAGCAGCGTGGAGGCGCTCGCACAGTCACAGGAGAGTGAGCAGGtggcctccgccgcctctggCTTGCCAGAGTCGTCATCGTCGGCCGGCTCTGCCAAGCCGTCTTTTCGAATTCTAAGCACGCGGCAGCTTGCGCAGtgggcgcgcgtgcgccatcAGATGGACGTTGGCTGCTCCGGCAATACCGTCTGGACGGTGAGCAGCGCAAAGCATGGCAACGGTGTTCTCCACCTCATGCGCCACCACGACCTCAACAACTTCTGGCAGTCGGACGGGGTGCTGCCACATGTGATTCGCATCCAGCTCGGCCAGCTTACCCCGGTCGAGGCCATGGCGGTGTACGTGAACAGCGCCGTCGACCAGAGCTACTCTCCGCGGGTGATTCGGGTGAAGGCGGGCACGCACAATGGGGACATGACGGAGGTCGCCAAGGCGGATATCGGCGCCGGTCAGGAGTGCGGTTGGGTGCTGATAACACTGCGCGAGATGGCAggagacgacggcgacgatgtAGAAGGAGGCGGCCCcaacgatggcggcggtggcgtggcaGCGGGTGTGAGGATACAGCACCAACAGCAAGAAGTGCGTCCGCGCCAAcaggacggcggcgcaccggAAGGGGGTGCAGCCTCGTCGTACTCGCCGCCCATACCGTATAGCGAGGTAGCCGCAGCGCTGGGACATGGCAATCACGCGACCCCCTCAAGCGCGGGAGTGCAAACATCCGCCGCGATGCCGAGGATCccacgcagcaccagcaaccCCGCCGACCGCTGGCTGTGGTGCACACTGATTGACATCTACATCTGCGAAAACCAATTCAACGGTCGCGACTGCCATCTGCGAGGGATTCGGCTCATGGGGCCGCGCTACGAGGAGTTGGAGCGGGTGAGCAATGCAGACGCGACGGGCACGGTgacgtgcgcgcggccgctgcagggCGGTGAACCGCTGGAAGGCACGGCAgatgagctgcagctgcgatAG